In the genome of Desulfovibrio desulfuricans, one region contains:
- a CDS encoding septal ring lytic transglycosylase RlpA family protein codes for MKYSRWPLVLAAIALCLLVASPMNADAASQSAPSDQKHSNATPHAAKKSSGDTETRKSKREKSSDKSASSHSSRSKRDKAESRSKSKSKSSAKESASIESERRDSTDSRDIWMKRAQESEIMSGKASWYGRDFHGGSTASGLDYDMYTFTAAHRTLPMGTVVRVTDQQNGKSVMVCVTDRGPFVRGRIIDLSFAAAQQIDIDDRGISRVQLEVVSDESGTPLKPDEAFFVRYNAAQGDERIGPFRAFADAAAMHEALRQVHPEAEVVMDQSK; via the coding sequence ATGAAGTATTCACGCTGGCCATTAGTGCTGGCGGCCATAGCCTTATGTTTGCTTGTGGCCTCCCCCATGAACGCCGACGCGGCTTCACAAAGCGCTCCCTCTGATCAAAAGCATTCGAACGCTACCCCCCACGCCGCCAAAAAGTCTTCCGGCGACACTGAAACTCGCAAATCCAAACGCGAAAAATCCAGTGACAAGTCTGCCTCTTCGCACAGCTCGCGCTCCAAGCGCGATAAAGCTGAATCGCGCTCCAAATCCAAGTCCAAGTCTTCGGCCAAAGAGTCCGCTTCCATTGAAAGTGAACGACGGGACAGCACCGACAGCCGCGATATCTGGATGAAGCGTGCCCAGGAGAGCGAAATCATGTCCGGCAAAGCCTCGTGGTACGGACGCGATTTTCACGGCGGCTCCACCGCCAGCGGGCTTGATTACGACATGTACACCTTCACCGCCGCGCACCGCACCCTGCCCATGGGCACGGTTGTTCGCGTCACCGACCAGCAGAACGGCAAAAGCGTCATGGTCTGCGTGACGGACAGAGGCCCCTTTGTGCGCGGGCGCATCATTGACCTTTCGTTCGCAGCCGCGCAGCAGATCGACATTGACGATCGGGGCATCAGCCGCGTTCAGCTGGAAGTTGTCAGTGATGAAAGCGGCACGCCGCTCAAGCCTGACGAAGCTTTTTTTGTGCGCTACAACGCCGCACAGGGCGACGAAAGAATCGGCCCCTTCCGCGCCTTTGCGGATGCAGCCGCCATGCATGAAGCACTGCGCCAGGTTCACCCCGAGGCCGAAGTGGTCATGGACCAGTCCAAGTAG
- a CDS encoding AIR synthase-related protein, translating into MLYRVETGPRAGLDDTQGRKTAQHLRKALNISVSGVRQIKVFTVDGLDAAQVARLLDESIWHDPILQEASLEPLPLLDPAADWFVEVGFRPGVTDNEARTARDTAAMVLDIPRDSLRVYTAVQYRISSDTAAPLTREQVDMLARDLLCNTLIQRYRIKSREEWDARPGFEAQAAKVTGEVNATVDTIALSAMDDESLTKASRENTWALNLKELHSIREQFTAHDEADRRKTLGLPADPTDVEMEVLAQTWSEHCKHKIFASRINYTDAATGHTEVVDNLYKTCIRDATATLRERMGENDYCKSVFKDNAGVIAFINGYDACIKVETHNSPSALDPYGGALTGIVGVNRDPMGTGMGAELVCNTDVFCFASPFHDKNLPPRLLHPRRVLEGVREGVEHGGNKSGIPTVNGSLVFDERYLGKPLVYCGTVGILPAEIHGRPGWFKKAEEGDYIVMTGGRIGKDGIHGATFSSEELHEGSPATAVQIGDPITQRKMYDFIMRARDMGLYHAITDNGAGGLSSSVGEMAEDTGGCVLDIAKAPLKYDGLRPWEILLSEAQERMTLAVPQEKLDEFMALAARMDVEATALGQFTTTGYFEVRYHDRVIASMPMDFMHDGVPQLELDAEWKAPETTDIAVDVAAVDQTAFLQRMLGTLNICSKEYIIRQYDHEVRGGSVIKPLVGVKRDGPADAGVIRPLLESDAGLVISHGICPKFSDYDTYWMMANAMDEAIRNAVAVGADPDALAGVDNFCWCDPVVSPSNPDGRYKLAQLVRACRALQQFSLAFGVPCISGKDSMKNDYTGGGERISIPPTVLFSIMGVIRNVTATQTSDFKQPGDAIYVLGGTWREMAGSEAATELGLKGGRVPHVDAFNAMLRYRAVSALMGQRAFSACHDCSDGGLAVAIAEMCIGGRLGAEIDLDAVPALDAMNVTELLYSESASRLVVSLKPDLAMILDALGQWQICARIGTVTGTGQLSMKSGDSAIVNAPVEDLARAFKRTLDW; encoded by the coding sequence ATGCTCTATAGGGTGGAAACCGGCCCCCGCGCCGGACTTGACGATACCCAGGGCCGCAAGACGGCCCAGCACCTGCGCAAGGCGCTGAATATTTCTGTTTCCGGCGTCCGCCAGATCAAGGTTTTTACGGTGGACGGCCTTGATGCCGCGCAGGTGGCCCGTCTGCTGGACGAAAGCATCTGGCACGACCCCATTCTGCAGGAGGCCTCGCTCGAACCACTGCCCCTGCTCGACCCTGCGGCAGACTGGTTTGTGGAAGTGGGCTTTCGCCCCGGCGTGACCGACAACGAGGCCCGCACAGCGCGCGACACCGCCGCCATGGTGCTGGACATTCCGCGCGACAGCCTGCGCGTGTACACTGCGGTGCAGTACCGCATCAGCAGCGACACGGCAGCGCCCCTGACCCGCGAGCAGGTGGACATGCTGGCCCGCGACCTTTTGTGCAACACGCTCATTCAGCGCTACCGCATCAAGAGCCGTGAGGAATGGGACGCCAGGCCGGGCTTTGAGGCTCAGGCCGCCAAGGTTACGGGCGAGGTCAACGCAACCGTCGACACCATCGCCCTTTCGGCCATGGACGACGAGTCCCTGACCAAGGCCAGCCGCGAAAATACCTGGGCGCTCAACCTCAAGGAGCTGCACAGCATCCGCGAGCAGTTTACCGCGCACGACGAAGCCGACCGCCGCAAGACCCTCGGCCTGCCCGCCGACCCCACGGATGTGGAAATGGAAGTGCTGGCCCAGACCTGGTCGGAGCACTGCAAGCACAAAATTTTTGCCTCGCGCATCAACTATACCGACGCCGCCACGGGCCATACCGAGGTTGTGGACAACCTCTACAAAACCTGCATCCGCGACGCCACGGCCACCCTGCGCGAACGCATGGGTGAAAACGACTACTGCAAGTCCGTCTTCAAGGACAACGCGGGCGTTATAGCCTTTATCAACGGCTACGACGCCTGCATCAAGGTTGAGACCCACAACAGCCCCTCTGCGCTCGACCCTTACGGCGGCGCGCTTACAGGCATCGTGGGCGTCAACCGCGACCCCATGGGCACCGGCATGGGCGCGGAGCTCGTGTGCAATACGGACGTGTTCTGCTTTGCCTCGCCCTTCCACGACAAAAACCTGCCCCCGCGCCTGCTGCACCCCCGCCGCGTGCTGGAAGGCGTGCGCGAAGGCGTGGAGCACGGCGGCAACAAGTCGGGCATCCCCACGGTCAACGGTTCACTTGTTTTTGACGAGCGCTACCTCGGCAAGCCGCTGGTGTATTGCGGCACGGTGGGCATTCTCCCCGCCGAAATCCACGGCCGCCCCGGCTGGTTCAAGAAGGCCGAGGAGGGCGACTACATCGTCATGACCGGCGGCCGCATCGGCAAGGACGGCATCCACGGCGCGACCTTCTCTTCTGAAGAGCTGCACGAGGGTTCGCCCGCCACTGCCGTGCAGATCGGCGACCCCATCACCCAGCGCAAGATGTACGACTTTATCATGCGCGCCCGCGACATGGGGCTGTACCACGCCATCACCGACAACGGCGCTGGCGGTCTTTCCTCCTCCGTGGGCGAAATGGCCGAAGACACGGGCGGCTGCGTGCTCGACATAGCCAAGGCCCCGCTGAAGTACGACGGCCTGCGCCCCTGGGAAATTCTGCTCTCCGAAGCGCAGGAGCGCATGACCCTGGCCGTGCCCCAGGAAAAGCTCGACGAATTCATGGCCCTTGCGGCCCGCATGGATGTGGAGGCCACGGCCCTTGGCCAGTTCACCACTACCGGCTACTTTGAGGTGCGCTACCACGACCGCGTCATTGCCTCCATGCCCATGGACTTCATGCACGACGGCGTGCCCCAGCTTGAGCTGGATGCGGAATGGAAGGCCCCGGAGACCACCGACATTGCCGTTGACGTGGCGGCAGTGGACCAGACCGCCTTTTTGCAGCGCATGCTTGGCACGCTCAACATCTGCTCCAAGGAATACATCATCCGCCAGTACGACCACGAAGTACGCGGCGGCAGCGTGATAAAGCCCCTTGTGGGCGTCAAGCGCGACGGCCCGGCAGACGCGGGCGTCATCCGCCCCCTGCTCGAATCGGACGCAGGCCTTGTGATTTCGCACGGCATTTGCCCCAAGTTCAGCGATTACGACACGTACTGGATGATGGCCAACGCCATGGACGAAGCCATCCGCAACGCCGTGGCCGTGGGCGCGGATCCCGACGCCCTTGCCGGCGTGGACAACTTCTGCTGGTGCGACCCGGTGGTCAGCCCCTCCAACCCCGACGGCCGTTACAAACTGGCCCAGCTGGTACGCGCCTGCCGCGCCCTGCAGCAGTTCTCGCTGGCCTTTGGCGTGCCCTGCATATCGGGCAAAGACTCCATGAAAAACGACTACACCGGCGGCGGCGAGCGTATTTCCATTCCGCCCACGGTATTGTTCTCCATCATGGGTGTTATCCGCAACGTCACTGCCACCCAGACCTCTGACTTCAAGCAGCCCGGCGACGCCATCTACGTGCTGGGCGGCACCTGGCGCGAAATGGCGGGCAGCGAAGCCGCCACCGAGCTGGGCCTCAAGGGCGGTCGCGTCCCCCATGTGGACGCATTCAACGCCATGCTGCGCTACCGCGCGGTCAGCGCCCTCATGGGGCAGCGCGCCTTTTCGGCTTGCCACGACTGCTCTGACGGCGGTCTGGCCGTAGCTATCGCCGAGATGTGCATCGGCGGCCGCCTGGGCGCGGAAATTGACCTCGACGCAGTGCCCGCCCTGGACGCCATGAACGTGACCGAACTGCTGTACAGCGAAAGCGCCAGCCGACTGGTGGTCAGCCTCAAGCCCGACCTGGCCATGATACTCGACGCACTGGGCCAGTGGCAGATATGCGCCCGCATCGGCACGGTCACCGGCACCGGCCAGCTGAGCATGAAGTCCGGCGACAGCGCGATCGTCAACGCCCCGGTGGAAGACCTGGCCCGCGCCTTTAAAAGGACGCTGGACTGGTAA
- a CDS encoding polyprenyl synthetase family protein produces the protein MIQLKARLALELPGINRALDRAVDTLPEPVRPVARHIFDAGGKRLRPLLTVLTSRLMGNERKGIQDLAITLEMLHAATLLHDDVLDNAVSRRGKPAAHTLFDVSSVILAGDALLAGANALVASHGDTRLTRCFSEATSRTAAGEILEIAAQGRVDSTSADYEEMVRGKTAWLIRAACEMGALAAGADDASVAAAATYGENLGMAFQMVDDALDFAPESVTGKPTGGDVREGKLTPPLRLYRDSLTAEERSAFDAAFCAGLMTEADAADIAERIRQAGHDNAVRRQADEFLDAARQALETLPDRPERELMRQMADYVRDRKK, from the coding sequence ATGATCCAACTGAAAGCACGCCTGGCTCTTGAACTGCCCGGCATCAACCGCGCCCTGGACCGGGCGGTGGATACCCTGCCGGAACCGGTGCGGCCTGTAGCCCGCCATATTTTTGATGCGGGCGGCAAGCGCCTGCGCCCCCTGCTTACTGTGCTTACGTCGCGCCTCATGGGCAACGAACGCAAGGGCATACAGGATCTGGCCATCACGCTGGAAATGCTGCACGCCGCCACACTGCTGCACGACGATGTGCTCGACAATGCCGTAAGCCGCAGGGGCAAACCCGCAGCGCATACGCTTTTTGATGTTTCGAGCGTCATCCTTGCGGGCGACGCCCTGCTGGCCGGGGCCAACGCTCTGGTAGCCAGCCACGGCGACACCCGCCTGACCCGCTGCTTTTCAGAAGCGACCAGCCGCACCGCTGCGGGCGAGATACTTGAAATCGCGGCCCAGGGGCGCGTGGATTCGACCAGCGCCGACTACGAAGAAATGGTGCGCGGCAAAACTGCCTGGCTCATACGCGCCGCCTGCGAAATGGGCGCTCTCGCTGCTGGGGCCGATGACGCCTCTGTAGCCGCTGCCGCCACCTACGGCGAAAATCTCGGCATGGCCTTTCAGATGGTGGACGACGCCCTTGATTTTGCGCCCGAAAGCGTCACCGGCAAACCCACCGGCGGCGACGTGCGCGAGGGCAAGCTTACGCCGCCCCTGCGCCTGTACCGCGACAGCCTGACTGCCGAGGAGCGCAGCGCCTTTGACGCCGCCTTTTGCGCCGGGCTCATGACGGAGGCCGACGCCGCAGACATTGCCGAGCGTATCCGGCAGGCGGGCCATGACAATGCCGTGCGCCGTCAGGCCGATGAATTTCTTGACGCGGCCAGGCAGGCATTGGAAACTCTGCCTGACAGGCCCGAACGCGAGCTTATGCGCCAGATGGCCGACTACGTGCGCGACAGAAAAAAGTAA
- the mqnB gene encoding futalosine hydrolase has protein sequence MSLLLCAATGPELAGLVPGFAPECFSASAPKSWPEMTLWPLRLKCAALCCITGVGPVNAALAMGIALSRAKAEGTPITAVLNAGLAGAFDLAQRPLLALCHVREEIWPEYGLHDGRSVTAQAFGFPQWQPPDGPAVRDRIPLAGLEALAQFGARHGDDVFLPSTSLTVAGVSASFARAADLRASYGADLENMEGFAVAYASAREGVPCVGVRSVSNKVGPRANDEKDFPGALAALTRVLPALNLI, from the coding sequence GTGAGCCTGCTGCTCTGCGCTGCCACTGGTCCGGAACTGGCGGGCCTTGTGCCCGGATTCGCCCCGGAATGTTTTTCTGCTTCTGCGCCAAAAAGCTGGCCAGAGATGACCCTGTGGCCCCTGCGCCTCAAGTGCGCGGCCCTGTGCTGCATCACCGGGGTGGGGCCCGTCAACGCGGCCCTGGCCATGGGTATTGCCCTCAGCCGGGCAAAGGCCGAAGGTACGCCCATTACGGCAGTGCTTAACGCGGGGCTTGCCGGGGCCTTTGATCTGGCGCAGCGCCCCCTGCTGGCCCTGTGCCATGTGCGGGAAGAAATCTGGCCCGAATACGGCCTGCACGACGGGCGTTCGGTAACGGCTCAGGCTTTTGGCTTTCCGCAGTGGCAGCCCCCAGACGGCCCGGCCGTGCGCGACCGCATTCCTCTGGCGGGGCTGGAGGCTTTGGCGCAGTTTGGCGCGCGCCATGGGGACGATGTATTTTTGCCCAGCACATCGCTGACGGTGGCCGGGGTCAGCGCCAGCTTTGCCAGAGCGGCCGACCTGCGGGCCAGCTATGGCGCTGATCTGGAAAATATGGAAGGCTTTGCCGTGGCTTACGCCAGCGCCCGCGAGGGCGTACCGTGCGTCGGGGTGCGCAGCGTCTCCAACAAGGTCGGCCCCCGAGCCAATGATGAAAAGGATTTTCCCGGTGCGCTGGCAGCGCTCACGCGGGTATTGCCCGCGCTTAACCTTATCTGA
- a CDS encoding DUF2065 domain-containing protein: protein MKFDYALFLRALGLAIIIEGLCWTLFPGGMRRALLQLLPQPESRLRAIGLVALALGLALVALASR from the coding sequence ATGAAATTTGACTACGCTCTTTTTTTGCGAGCTCTGGGGCTGGCCATCATTATCGAAGGCCTTTGCTGGACGCTGTTTCCCGGCGGGATGCGTCGAGCCCTGCTGCAATTGCTGCCCCAGCCGGAGAGTCGCCTCAGGGCCATAGGTCTGGTCGCGCTGGCCTTGGGGCTAGCCCTGGTTGCGCTGGCCAGCCGCTAA
- a CDS encoding ubiquinone/menaquinone biosynthesis methyltransferase → MEPSRNSASEPAVKPAHDAAVAGMFGRIVPFYDLLNRMLSLGLDQYWRKVLAQNVRLGDTGRVLDLAAGTLDVSLAIRRRYPSAIVPAMDFCPPMLVRGSRKLKDANARSILPVAADAKRLPLPDASVDCITIAFGIRNILPREAAFAEMLRVLRPGGRACILEFGSGQERIWGGLYNVYLNHLLPRVGKIFSKDPGAYEYLADTIRKFPSALSLEKELRTAGFERAWHEKLTSGIVCLHVGEKAR, encoded by the coding sequence GTGGAACCTTCGCGCAACTCCGCCTCCGAGCCAGCAGTCAAGCCCGCGCACGATGCGGCCGTGGCTGGCATGTTTGGACGCATTGTGCCGTTTTACGACCTGCTCAACAGGATGCTCAGTCTTGGTCTTGACCAGTACTGGCGCAAGGTGCTGGCGCAAAACGTGCGCCTTGGGGATACCGGCAGGGTGCTTGATCTGGCCGCCGGCACGCTTGACGTCTCGCTGGCCATCCGCCGCCGGTATCCCTCGGCCATTGTTCCGGCCATGGATTTCTGCCCGCCCATGCTCGTGCGCGGCAGCCGCAAACTCAAGGACGCCAACGCCCGCAGCATCTTGCCTGTGGCGGCCGACGCCAAACGTCTGCCCCTGCCCGACGCCTCTGTCGACTGCATCACCATTGCCTTTGGCATACGCAATATTTTGCCGCGCGAGGCGGCCTTTGCCGAAATGCTGCGCGTCCTGCGCCCCGGCGGCAGGGCCTGCATACTCGAATTCGGTTCCGGGCAGGAGCGCATCTGGGGCGGGCTGTACAACGTCTACCTCAACCACCTGCTGCCCAGGGTAGGCAAGATTTTTTCAAAAGACCCAGGCGCGTACGAATACCTTGCCGACACCATCCGCAAGTTTCCCTCCGCGCTCAGCCTTGAAAAAGAACTGCGCACGGCGGGTTTTGAACGCGCATGGCACGAAAAGCTCACCTCGGGCATTGTCTGCCTGCATGTGGGGGAAAAAGCGCGCTAA
- a CDS encoding cytochrome c3 family protein, protein MKKILVLTCVMVFAMAMAAFAAPAAPDKPLEFKGSQKTVMFPHAVHAKVECVTCHHQVDGKESLAKCGSSGCHDDLTGKQGEKSLYYVVHTKKELKHNNCIGCHSKVVEEKPDLKKDLTGCAKSKCHP, encoded by the coding sequence GTGAAAAAAATTCTGGTTCTTACCTGTGTCATGGTGTTTGCAATGGCTATGGCTGCTTTTGCCGCCCCGGCCGCTCCCGACAAGCCGCTGGAATTCAAGGGATCCCAAAAGACCGTTATGTTTCCCCACGCGGTGCATGCCAAGGTAGAATGCGTCACCTGTCACCACCAGGTAGACGGCAAGGAAAGCCTTGCCAAGTGCGGCAGCTCGGGTTGCCACGACGACCTTACCGGCAAGCAGGGCGAAAAGAGCCTGTACTATGTTGTGCACACCAAGAAAGAACTCAAGCATAACAACTGCATCGGCTGTCACTCCAAGGTTGTGGAAGAAAAGCCCGACCTCAAGAAGGACCTCACGGGCTGCGCCAAGTCCAAGTGCCATCCGTAG
- the cobJ gene encoding precorrin-3B C(17)-methyltransferase: MTPASLHVVGLGPGDAACLTPQARTVLEQASCVAGYSLYMELVPPELLAGKQCISTGMRHEEERCAAAVDAALAGQPTALVCSGDPGIYALAGLALEVLEARGLVDTVPFGVVPGVPAVCAAAALLGAPLMHDFACISLSDLLTPWETIVRRLHAALEADFVCAIYNPRSKGRPHHLEEALQIAREYRAPHCPVGLVRKAFRPDEQACVFRLDQFDAGQVDMLSILIIGNTQSRALGRFMLTPRGYAQKKGSSLGSLSK, translated from the coding sequence ATGACTCCAGCAAGTTTGCATGTAGTAGGTCTTGGCCCTGGCGACGCCGCCTGCCTCACCCCCCAGGCCCGCACGGTACTTGAGCAGGCCTCCTGCGTGGCCGGGTACAGCCTGTATATGGAGCTGGTGCCGCCAGAGCTGCTTGCGGGCAAGCAGTGCATCAGCACGGGCATGCGGCATGAGGAGGAACGCTGCGCCGCCGCCGTTGACGCGGCGCTTGCAGGACAGCCCACGGCGCTGGTCTGCTCCGGCGACCCCGGCATCTACGCGCTGGCCGGGCTGGCTCTTGAAGTGCTCGAGGCGCGCGGCCTTGTGGACACGGTTCCCTTTGGCGTCGTACCGGGCGTGCCCGCCGTATGCGCTGCCGCCGCCCTGCTGGGCGCACCGCTGATGCACGATTTTGCCTGCATCAGCCTCAGCGACCTGCTCACGCCGTGGGAAACCATCGTGCGCAGGCTCCACGCGGCCCTTGAGGCCGATTTTGTCTGCGCCATCTACAATCCACGTTCCAAGGGCCGTCCCCACCATCTGGAAGAAGCTTTGCAAATAGCCCGCGAATACCGCGCGCCGCACTGCCCGGTGGGCCTTGTGCGCAAAGCCTTTCGCCCCGATGAACAGGCCTGCGTGTTCCGGCTCGACCAGTTTGACGCAGGGCAGGTAGACATGCTCTCCATACTGATCATCGGCAATACGCAAAGCCGCGCACTGGGCAGGTTTATGCTGACCCCACGGGGGTATGCTCAAAAAAAAGGCTCCAGTCTCGGCAGCTTATCAAAATAG
- a CDS encoding cobalt-precorrin 5A hydrolase — protein sequence MHSHHRTPALACYALSQSALPLAHRLTAGLCADPWALPGAARPPAGRNGPVALSTVELFAPARFCPADAHPFEKIGLLVGQTYTRFAAHAFIGATGIAVRALAPLLAHKSTDAPVLVLDPAGQHVISLISGHWGGGNELARHVAQVLGATAVITTASDCAPSGAPKRDSGPDQGLTGAERGPQAAAAPALDLLLRDAGLMPVDWDRLPAVQAALLEGRPLHLWDPCHAVPDHPGLLRLPPYADADGQRSPPEIEGPMVAAHWRRLEPRTAMLRVAVPRLVLGLGCRKDAPASLVQDAVRNLLTRHGLEPLALAALATVNEKLQEPALQDLAAALNLPLRGFRAAELARCATPNPSAAAGKRFGQPPFSVCEAAALLAAGQIFPAGHARLLLPKTIEQGQLTLAVALADRISK from the coding sequence GTGCACAGCCATCACCGCACCCCCGCGCTTGCCTGCTATGCGCTCAGCCAGTCTGCGCTGCCCCTGGCGCACCGCCTGACCGCAGGCCTCTGCGCCGACCCGTGGGCCCTGCCCGGGGCGGCTCGGCCCCCCGCAGGCCGAAACGGGCCTGTCGCCCTGAGCACGGTTGAGCTGTTTGCCCCAGCGCGTTTTTGCCCGGCAGACGCGCACCCCTTTGAAAAAATCGGCCTGCTGGTGGGGCAAACCTATACCCGCTTTGCCGCCCATGCCTTTATCGGCGCTACGGGCATTGCCGTGCGGGCCCTGGCGCCGCTGCTCGCCCACAAAAGCACTGATGCCCCGGTACTGGTGCTTGACCCCGCCGGGCAGCACGTCATCAGCCTGATTTCCGGTCACTGGGGCGGGGGCAACGAGCTGGCCCGGCATGTGGCCCAAGTACTTGGGGCAACTGCCGTCATCACCACTGCATCCGACTGCGCGCCAAGCGGTGCGCCAAAACGCGACTCAGGCCCCGATCAGGGCCTGACCGGCGCAGAGCGCGGGCCGCAAGCGGCTGCCGCCCCGGCGCTGGATTTGCTGCTGCGCGACGCGGGCCTGATGCCCGTGGACTGGGACCGCCTGCCCGCCGTTCAGGCTGCCCTGCTTGAGGGCAGGCCCCTGCACCTCTGGGACCCCTGCCATGCCGTGCCGGATCACCCAGGGCTGCTACGCCTGCCGCCATATGCGGACGCGGACGGGCAACGCTCACCGCCGGAAATTGAGGGCCCCATGGTGGCCGCGCACTGGCGACGGCTTGAGCCGCGCACCGCAATGTTGCGTGTAGCTGTGCCCCGGCTGGTGCTGGGACTGGGCTGCCGCAAGGATGCCCCCGCAAGTCTGGTGCAGGATGCCGTACGCAACCTGCTTACGCGCCACGGGCTGGAGCCGCTGGCCCTCGCCGCGCTGGCTACCGTCAACGAAAAACTGCAGGAGCCAGCCCTGCAGGACCTGGCCGCCGCGCTGAACTTGCCCCTGCGGGGATTCCGCGCCGCAGAGCTGGCCCGCTGCGCTACGCCCAATCCCTCTGCCGCCGCAGGCAAACGCTTTGGGCAACCGCCCTTCAGCGTCTGCGAGGCTGCGGCCCTGCTGGCAGCAGGCCAGATTTTTCCGGCAGGCCATGCCCGCCTGCTCCTTCCCAAAACCATAGAGCAAGGCCAGCTGACCCTGGCAGTGGCCCTTGCCGACAGGATAAGCAAATGA
- the hemL gene encoding glutamate-1-semialdehyde 2,1-aminomutase, giving the protein MDTISRQLFEKACAVIPGGVNSPVRACHNVDSQPLFIAEGHGCRITDVDGREYVDFVLSWGPMILGHDEPSVTKAVCEAAARGTSYGAPCPAEVTLAEEVVAAMPSLEMVRMVNSGTEATMSALRLARAATGRDKVLKFVGCYHGHADPFLAAAGSGLATFSIPGTPGVPAAVVADTLLAPYNDLDAVKAIFEQHGASIAAIIVEPIAANMGLVLPKPGFLEGLRAVTSQYGSLLIFDEVITGFRAAFGGAQARFGIDPDLTTFGKIIGGGLPVGAFGGKRKFMEMIAPRGGVYQAGTLSGNPLAMAAGIATLSYLKKADYAALEKRTHAFAMALRDILAAKGVPIQMPTIASMFCPYFSEQEVTDFASAKLCDQNIFTTFYKQMRNQGIYLAPSGYETGMVSFVHTEDDFGKALDAARKVNF; this is encoded by the coding sequence ATGGACACCATCTCTCGGCAGCTTTTTGAAAAAGCCTGCGCCGTTATTCCCGGCGGCGTCAACAGCCCCGTACGCGCCTGCCACAATGTGGACAGCCAGCCCCTGTTCATCGCCGAAGGCCACGGCTGCCGGATCACCGATGTGGACGGTCGCGAGTATGTCGACTTTGTACTCTCCTGGGGCCCCATGATTCTGGGGCACGACGAACCTTCGGTGACAAAGGCCGTGTGCGAGGCTGCGGCGCGCGGCACAAGCTACGGCGCACCCTGCCCCGCAGAGGTGACCCTGGCGGAAGAAGTGGTCGCCGCCATGCCGAGCCTTGAAATGGTGCGCATGGTCAACTCCGGCACAGAGGCCACCATGAGCGCCCTGAGGCTGGCCCGCGCCGCCACCGGCAGGGACAAGGTGCTCAAGTTTGTGGGCTGCTACCACGGCCACGCCGACCCCTTCCTTGCCGCCGCCGGTTCCGGCCTTGCCACGTTTTCCATCCCCGGCACGCCCGGCGTTCCCGCTGCCGTGGTGGCCGACACCCTGCTTGCGCCCTACAACGACCTGGATGCGGTCAAGGCCATCTTTGAGCAGCACGGCGCGAGCATTGCCGCCATCATTGTGGAGCCCATCGCCGCCAACATGGGGCTGGTGCTGCCCAAGCCCGGTTTTCTCGAAGGTCTGCGCGCCGTTACCAGCCAGTACGGCAGCCTGCTCATTTTTGACGAGGTCATCACCGGCTTTCGCGCGGCCTTTGGCGGCGCGCAGGCCCGCTTTGGCATCGACCCCGACCTCACAACCTTTGGCAAGATCATCGGCGGCGGTCTGCCTGTTGGGGCCTTTGGCGGCAAGCGCAAGTTCATGGAAATGATTGCTCCCAGGGGCGGCGTGTACCAGGCGGGTACGCTTTCGGGCAACCCCCTGGCCATGGCCGCAGGCATCGCCACACTGAGCTATCTCAAAAAAGCCGACTACGCCGCGCTTGAAAAGCGCACCCACGCCTTTGCCATGGCGCTGCGCGACATTCTGGCAGCCAAGGGCGTACCCATTCAGATGCCCACCATCGCTTCCATGTTCTGCCCCTATTTCAGCGAGCAGGAAGTGACCGACTTCGCCAGCGCCAAGCTGTGCGACCAGAATATCTTCACCACTTTTTACAAGCAGATGCGCAATCAGGGCATCTATCTTGCCCCGTCCGGCTACGAAACCGGCATGGTCTCCTTTGTCCATACCGAGGACGACTTCGGCAAGGCTCTGGACGCCGCCCGCAAGGTAAACTTTTAA
- the ahbB gene encoding siroheme decarboxylase subunit beta gives MSRQFTPAEQAVLRIVQDNLPDSLTPYADIAQKAGMTEAQVLELLCSLKESGAIRRFGASIKHQKTGWTHNAMVAWKVHADLVELCGAEASRHDHISHVYYRPSSAPDWPYELYTMIHGRSEAECLGVVEDLKRDTPLREHAVLRSLKELKKISMTYFA, from the coding sequence ATGAGCCGTCAGTTTACCCCAGCAGAACAGGCTGTGCTGCGCATCGTGCAGGACAACCTGCCCGATTCGCTTACCCCTTACGCCGATATCGCCCAAAAGGCGGGCATGACCGAAGCCCAGGTGCTTGAGCTGCTCTGCTCGCTCAAGGAGTCGGGGGCCATCCGCCGCTTTGGCGCCAGCATAAAACACCAGAAAACCGGCTGGACCCACAACGCCATGGTCGCCTGGAAAGTCCACGCCGATCTGGTTGAGCTGTGCGGCGCAGAGGCCTCGCGCCACGACCATATCTCGCACGTCTACTACCGTCCAAGCTCCGCGCCCGACTGGCCTTACGAACTCTACACCATGATCCATGGGCGTAGCGAGGCCGAATGTCTGGGCGTGGTGGAAGACCTCAAACGCGACACCCCCCTGCGCGAGCACGCCGTTTTGCGCAGTCTCAAGGAACTGAAAAAAATTTCCATGACCTATTTTGCCTGA